A single genomic interval of Camelina sativa cultivar DH55 chromosome 11, Cs, whole genome shotgun sequence harbors:
- the LOC104722684 gene encoding cysteine-rich receptor-like protein kinase 19 isoform X1, whose protein sequence is MINTNRRKLIMSSRASFIFLFLFSFLISFKVSAQNPIYRSHICSNTTTFSRNSTFFKNLKYLFYVLSSPSISYSTGSQNVTVGEPPNSVTGLFDCSTVVSPEDCRSCVAFAVKDTLIRCPIQREVKLEYYQCTLRYSAFRISAQNPTYIYHICPNTTTYTSSSTYFTNLITVLSSLSSRNVPYSTGFHNGTVGQAPDRVTGLFLCRGDLSPEVCRSCVTFAVKDTFNRCPKEREVVVYYDECMLRYSNESILSTLSTGGGMYMWNTQNVTSNQLDQFKDLVGSTMNQAATEAANSPRKFSARTANFTRLQSLYGLVQCTPDLTRQDCLSCLQQSINQLPTDKIGGRFIMHSCNSRYELYVFYNESAITIPSPPPPPRPVSAPPRPALPPTSAPSPPPPPGGGKKTSFIITAVVVPITVLFLLSVAVFSFRTKRKRTIHETTEPLAGDGNDIKTAGSLQFDFRAIEAATDKFSETNKLGQGGFGQVYKGTFPSGVQVAVKRLSKTSGQGEREFENEVVVVAKLQHRNLVKLFGYCLEGDEKILVYEFVPNKSLDYFLFDSTMQSQLDWARRYKIIGGIAKGILYLHHDSRLTIIHRDLKAGNILLDDDMNPKVADFGMARIFGMDQTEANTRRVVGTYGYMSPEYAMYGHFSMKSDVYSFGVLVLEIISGMKNSSLYQMDGSVGNLVTYTWRLWSNGSPLELVDPSFGDNYQINVITRCIHIALLCVQEDVEDRPTMSAIVQMLTTSSIALAVPKQPGFFFRSRHEQVREVATSVDRLAPCSIDDASITSVAPR, encoded by the exons ATGATAAACACCAATCGAAGGAAACTAATTATGTCTTCTCGCGCCTCTTTCatcttccttttccttttctccttTCTCATTAGCTTCAAAGTTTCTGCTCAAAATCCTATTTACAGATCCCATATCTGTTCCAACACGACAACTTTCTCCAGAAACAGCACTTtcttcaaaaacctcaaatacCTTTTTTACGTTCTCTCTTCCCCCAGCATCTCCTACTCCACCGGATCCCAGAACGTCACCGTGGGGGAACCTCCTAACAGTGTCACCGGACTTTTCGATTGCAGTACAGTTGTCTCGCCAGAAGATTGCCGTAGCTGCGTCGCCTTTGCCGTCAAGGACACCTTAATTCGGTGTCCGATTCAGAGAGAGGTCAAGCTCGAATACTATCAGTGTACGCTCAGATACTCTGCCTTCAGAATTTCTGCTCAAAATCctacttatatatatcatatttgtCCAAATACGACAACTTACACAAGTAGCAGCACTTACTTTACCAATCTCATAACCGTTTTGTCATCTCTTTCTTCCCGTAACGTCCCTTACTCCACCGGATTCCACAACGGCACGGTAGGACAAGCCCCCGACAGGGTCACCGGGCTTTTCCTCTGCCGTGGTGACTTGTCGCCGGAAGTTTGCCGTAGCTGCGTCACCTTTGCCGTCAAAGACACTTTCAATAGGTGTCCTAAGGAGAGAGAGGTCGTGGTTTATTACGATGAGTGTATGCTCAGATACTCTAACGAGAGTATACTCTCAACCCTAAGCACCGGCGGAGGAATGTATATGTGGAACACCCAAAACGTTACATCTAACCAACTTGACCAATTCAAAGACTTGGTTGGGTCCACTATGAACCAAGCCGCCACTGAAGCTGCCAACAGTCCCAGAAAATTCAGCGCAAGAACAGCCAATTTTACTCGGTTGCAGAGTTTGTACGGACTGGTTCAGTGCACTCCTGATCTGACGAGGCAAGACTGTTTGAGTTGTCTTCAACAGAGCATCAATCAGTTACCTACTGACAAAATTGGGGGAAGATTTATTATGCACAGCTGTAATTCAAGATACGAGCTTTACGTGTTTTACAACGAATCCGCCATTACAATACCTtcaccaccgccaccaccacggCCGGTTTCTGCCCCTCCTCGACCTG CCCTTCCACCGACTTCAGCTccttctccaccaccaccacctg GAGGAGGCAAAAAAACCTCCTTCATAATCACCGCTGTTGTTGTTCCAATCACcgtcctttttcttctctccgTAGCTGTTTTTAGTTTCCGGACTAAGAGAAAAAGGACGATTCATGAGACGACAGAACCACTAGCTGGAG ATGGGAATGATATTAAGACTGCAGGCTCACTTCAGTTTGATTTTAGGGCAATTGAGGCAGCAACAGATAAATTTTCGGAAACTAACAAACTCGGTCAAGGTGGATTCGGCCAAGTCTACAAG GGTACATTTCCTAGTGGAGTACAAGTTGCGGTGAAAAGGCTATCAAAGACGTCAGGACAAGGTGAAAGAGAGTTCGAAAacgaagttgttgttgttgcaaagCTCCAGCATAGAAATTTGGTAAAGCTGTTTGGTTATTGTTTAGAAGGAGATGAGAAAATACTTGTCTATGAGTTTGTGCCCAACAAAAGTCTTGATTACTTCCTCTTTG ACTCTACAATGCAGAGCCAGCTTGACTGGGCAAGACGGTACAAGATCATTGGAGGAATTGCTAAAGGCATTCTTTATCTTCACCATGATTCACGACTCACAATTATACACCGTGATCTCAAAGCGGGCAACATCCTTTTGGACGATGATATGAATCCGAAAGTTGCAGATTTTGGAATGGCGAGAATTTTTGGGATGGACCAAACGGAAGCCAATACAAGAAGAGTAGTTGGAACTTA TGGTTACATGTCTCCTGAGTATGCGATGTACGGCCACTTCTCCATGAAATCAGATGTATATAGTTTTGGGGTCTTAGTTCTTGAGATTATAAGTGGCATGAAGAACAGTAGTCTCTATCAGATGGATGGTAGTGTTGGTAACTTGGTTACATAT ACTTGGAGATTATGGAGCAATGGGTCGCCGTTAGAGCTTGTGGATCCATCCTTTGGAGATAACTATCAAATAAATGTAATTACTAGGTGCATCCATATCGCTTTACTCTGTGTTcaagaagatgttgaagatCGTCCAACTATGTCAGCAATCGTCCAAATGCTCACTACTAGCTCGATAGCTCTCGCCGTGCCTAAACAACCTGGATTTTTCTTTCGGAGTAGGCATGAACAAGTAAGAGAAGTTGCTACATCTGTGGATAGGCTTGCTCCCTGTTCAATCGATGATGCTTCCATTACTAGCGTTGCTCCTCGTTGA
- the LOC104722684 gene encoding putative cysteine-rich receptor-like protein kinase 23 isoform X2, giving the protein MINTNRRKLIMSSRASFIFLFLFSFLISFKVSAQNPIYRSHICSNTTTFSRNSTFFKNLKYLFYVLSSPSISYSTGSQNVTVGEPPNSVTGLFDCSTVVSPEDCRSCVAFAVKDTLIRCPIQREVKLEYYQCTLRYSAFRISAQNPTYIYHICPNTTTYTSSSTYFTNLITVLSSLSSRNVPYSTGFHNGTVGQAPDRVTGLFLCRGDLSPEVCRSCVTFAVKDTFNRCPKEREVVVYYDECMLRYSNESILSTLSTGGGMYMWNTQNVTSNQLDQFKDLVGSTMNQAATEAANSPRKFSARTANFTRLQSLYGLVQCTPDLTRQDCLSCLQQSINQLPTDKIGGRFIMHSCNSRYELYVFYNESAITIPSPPPPPRPVSAPPRPALPPTSAPSPPPPPGGGKKTSFIITAVVVPITVLFLLSVAVFSFRTKRKRTIHETTEPLAGDGNDIKTAGSLQFDFRAIEAATDKFSETNKLGQGGFGQVYKGTFPSGVQVAVKRLSKTSGQGEREFENEVVVVAKLQHRNLVKLFGYCLEGDEKILVYEFVPNKSLDYFLFDSTMQSQLDWARRYKIIGGIAKGILYLHHDSRLTIIHRDLKAGNILLDDDMNPKVADFGMARIFGMDQTEANTRRVVGT; this is encoded by the exons ATGATAAACACCAATCGAAGGAAACTAATTATGTCTTCTCGCGCCTCTTTCatcttccttttccttttctccttTCTCATTAGCTTCAAAGTTTCTGCTCAAAATCCTATTTACAGATCCCATATCTGTTCCAACACGACAACTTTCTCCAGAAACAGCACTTtcttcaaaaacctcaaatacCTTTTTTACGTTCTCTCTTCCCCCAGCATCTCCTACTCCACCGGATCCCAGAACGTCACCGTGGGGGAACCTCCTAACAGTGTCACCGGACTTTTCGATTGCAGTACAGTTGTCTCGCCAGAAGATTGCCGTAGCTGCGTCGCCTTTGCCGTCAAGGACACCTTAATTCGGTGTCCGATTCAGAGAGAGGTCAAGCTCGAATACTATCAGTGTACGCTCAGATACTCTGCCTTCAGAATTTCTGCTCAAAATCctacttatatatatcatatttgtCCAAATACGACAACTTACACAAGTAGCAGCACTTACTTTACCAATCTCATAACCGTTTTGTCATCTCTTTCTTCCCGTAACGTCCCTTACTCCACCGGATTCCACAACGGCACGGTAGGACAAGCCCCCGACAGGGTCACCGGGCTTTTCCTCTGCCGTGGTGACTTGTCGCCGGAAGTTTGCCGTAGCTGCGTCACCTTTGCCGTCAAAGACACTTTCAATAGGTGTCCTAAGGAGAGAGAGGTCGTGGTTTATTACGATGAGTGTATGCTCAGATACTCTAACGAGAGTATACTCTCAACCCTAAGCACCGGCGGAGGAATGTATATGTGGAACACCCAAAACGTTACATCTAACCAACTTGACCAATTCAAAGACTTGGTTGGGTCCACTATGAACCAAGCCGCCACTGAAGCTGCCAACAGTCCCAGAAAATTCAGCGCAAGAACAGCCAATTTTACTCGGTTGCAGAGTTTGTACGGACTGGTTCAGTGCACTCCTGATCTGACGAGGCAAGACTGTTTGAGTTGTCTTCAACAGAGCATCAATCAGTTACCTACTGACAAAATTGGGGGAAGATTTATTATGCACAGCTGTAATTCAAGATACGAGCTTTACGTGTTTTACAACGAATCCGCCATTACAATACCTtcaccaccgccaccaccacggCCGGTTTCTGCCCCTCCTCGACCTG CCCTTCCACCGACTTCAGCTccttctccaccaccaccacctg GAGGAGGCAAAAAAACCTCCTTCATAATCACCGCTGTTGTTGTTCCAATCACcgtcctttttcttctctccgTAGCTGTTTTTAGTTTCCGGACTAAGAGAAAAAGGACGATTCATGAGACGACAGAACCACTAGCTGGAG ATGGGAATGATATTAAGACTGCAGGCTCACTTCAGTTTGATTTTAGGGCAATTGAGGCAGCAACAGATAAATTTTCGGAAACTAACAAACTCGGTCAAGGTGGATTCGGCCAAGTCTACAAG GGTACATTTCCTAGTGGAGTACAAGTTGCGGTGAAAAGGCTATCAAAGACGTCAGGACAAGGTGAAAGAGAGTTCGAAAacgaagttgttgttgttgcaaagCTCCAGCATAGAAATTTGGTAAAGCTGTTTGGTTATTGTTTAGAAGGAGATGAGAAAATACTTGTCTATGAGTTTGTGCCCAACAAAAGTCTTGATTACTTCCTCTTTG ACTCTACAATGCAGAGCCAGCTTGACTGGGCAAGACGGTACAAGATCATTGGAGGAATTGCTAAAGGCATTCTTTATCTTCACCATGATTCACGACTCACAATTATACACCGTGATCTCAAAGCGGGCAACATCCTTTTGGACGATGATATGAATCCGAAAGTTGCAGATTTTGGAATGGCGAGAATTTTTGGGATGGACCAAACGGAAGCCAATACAAGAAGAGTAGTTGGAACTTA A
- the LOC104722684 gene encoding putative cysteine-rich receptor-like protein kinase 9 isoform X3 produces MINTNRRKLIMSSRASFIFLFLFSFLISFKVSAQNPIYRSHICSNTTTFSRNSTFFKNLKYLFYVLSSPSISYSTGSQNVTVGEPPNSVTGLFDCSTVVSPEDCRSCVAFAVKDTLIRCPIQREVKLEYYQCTLRYSAFRISAQNPTYIYHICPNTTTYTSSSTYFTNLITVLSSLSSRNVPYSTGFHNGTVGQAPDRVTGLFLCRGDLSPEVCRSCVTFAVKDTFNRCPKEREVVVYYDECMLRYSNESILSTLSTGGGMYMWNTQNVTSNQLDQFKDLVGSTMNQAATEAANSPRKFSARTANFTRLQSLYGLVQCTPDLTRQDCLSCLQQSINQLPTDKIGGRFIMHSCNSRYELYVFYNESAITIPSPPPPPRPVSAPPRPALPPTSAPSPPPPPGGGKKTSFIITAVVVPITVLFLLSVAVFSFRTKRKRTIHETTEPLAGGQLRQQQINFRKLTNSVKVDSAKSTRVHFLVEYKLR; encoded by the exons ATGATAAACACCAATCGAAGGAAACTAATTATGTCTTCTCGCGCCTCTTTCatcttccttttccttttctccttTCTCATTAGCTTCAAAGTTTCTGCTCAAAATCCTATTTACAGATCCCATATCTGTTCCAACACGACAACTTTCTCCAGAAACAGCACTTtcttcaaaaacctcaaatacCTTTTTTACGTTCTCTCTTCCCCCAGCATCTCCTACTCCACCGGATCCCAGAACGTCACCGTGGGGGAACCTCCTAACAGTGTCACCGGACTTTTCGATTGCAGTACAGTTGTCTCGCCAGAAGATTGCCGTAGCTGCGTCGCCTTTGCCGTCAAGGACACCTTAATTCGGTGTCCGATTCAGAGAGAGGTCAAGCTCGAATACTATCAGTGTACGCTCAGATACTCTGCCTTCAGAATTTCTGCTCAAAATCctacttatatatatcatatttgtCCAAATACGACAACTTACACAAGTAGCAGCACTTACTTTACCAATCTCATAACCGTTTTGTCATCTCTTTCTTCCCGTAACGTCCCTTACTCCACCGGATTCCACAACGGCACGGTAGGACAAGCCCCCGACAGGGTCACCGGGCTTTTCCTCTGCCGTGGTGACTTGTCGCCGGAAGTTTGCCGTAGCTGCGTCACCTTTGCCGTCAAAGACACTTTCAATAGGTGTCCTAAGGAGAGAGAGGTCGTGGTTTATTACGATGAGTGTATGCTCAGATACTCTAACGAGAGTATACTCTCAACCCTAAGCACCGGCGGAGGAATGTATATGTGGAACACCCAAAACGTTACATCTAACCAACTTGACCAATTCAAAGACTTGGTTGGGTCCACTATGAACCAAGCCGCCACTGAAGCTGCCAACAGTCCCAGAAAATTCAGCGCAAGAACAGCCAATTTTACTCGGTTGCAGAGTTTGTACGGACTGGTTCAGTGCACTCCTGATCTGACGAGGCAAGACTGTTTGAGTTGTCTTCAACAGAGCATCAATCAGTTACCTACTGACAAAATTGGGGGAAGATTTATTATGCACAGCTGTAATTCAAGATACGAGCTTTACGTGTTTTACAACGAATCCGCCATTACAATACCTtcaccaccgccaccaccacggCCGGTTTCTGCCCCTCCTCGACCTG CCCTTCCACCGACTTCAGCTccttctccaccaccaccacctg GAGGAGGCAAAAAAACCTCCTTCATAATCACCGCTGTTGTTGTTCCAATCACcgtcctttttcttctctccgTAGCTGTTTTTAGTTTCCGGACTAAGAGAAAAAGGACGATTCATGAGACGACAGAACCACTAGCTGGAG GGCAATTGAGGCAGCAACAGATAAATTTTCGGAAACTAACAAACTCGGTCAAGGTGGATTCGGCCAAGTCTACAAG GGTACATTTCCTAGTGGAGTACAAGTTGCGGTGA